CAGAGCGCTTGGGGATTGCCTGGAATATCAGAAATCATTGGGACAATTTTTTAATAGTCGCTATCTTCAATAATCGATGAAGGTTTTGAGCTAAACACATACATTCTTACCTAAATAACTCTTAAAACTACTTTGTGACACAATACcagtaatattaaaaacattttgcggGCTGCCGTttaagaaaccagagaataatgaataaaccagttgttgggtaaAAATAACCCAATCAGGTGTTCATATGTAAATGACCCACTGCATCTCATTTGaccaaacatacagtagagcCACCCAACAGTGTGTtaaaagtacctgaaataacccagaattgtgacccagcataaacaacccaacaatgtgattacagaaacaacccagtgtttaaagtgttttaaacaaGTTTAGTTATGTGGTTTTTGGTAAAGTGGTATCGGTCATGTGGTATTTACTTAAGTGTTTGAAGAAGCTTTGTTTGTCTTCAAAATTTATTTGTTCCTGTctaacattgttttaaataactcTTGTCTGATTGTGTAAAGTCAACACtcaaatatagttttttttttactttttttaaactacaatcAAAATGAAGCTCTTTACTTAGCAACAagctaaaaacataaaaacaatgcTTTTGCAAACTACTGTAACTGAACGAACTTAACCCTCCTGTTACCCTCAAATTTACTAATATTTTGTATTCTTGGGGGCAATTTGACCCCAGCAATTCAAACCTCCAGAAAATTACCATAATTAAAATTGTTAACCAAGTTTATGTATAAACGTTAGTGAATATGAAGCAAAAACAATTATATCAATCATTTATTTTGAgacttttaaaaattttgagATCAAAATGAGTGTTAAAGGTGACACACtatattaatgttaaatgttttaaatcatttttcatGCTGCGATTTCCTGTTGCCTGTTGAATTAAAGAAGTGTTGTTCATTAGTTCATATCCTGTATTAAAGAGTTTTCCATTAAAGTCATCCTTTAAAGTTAAAGAAGTTTTTAATTCCTTTTAGTAATTTAAGTTGCCATTTGATACATCTTGGTGTATGCAGTTTTACACTATTTGATGTAACTTGTACTTTAAGGAGGCATTTCTGTGATTTGGGGAAGCATTTGTAGCAGACATTTAGTGTATAAGCTGTCCTTGTATAGAGGTACATGGattttacaaatacattttcaagTGTTCTTAGGAAGAAGTAACAGCGTGCATTATACGCTTTTGATGAGCATGTTTAGCGAGGACTTGCTGTGATAAACATGTTGAGATTCCTCTTGTTTAGTAGACAGTGGAAAGCTTGCATGAGAGTGTTCTCAAGAACAAGGAAGGGCATATCGCGATCACACCATATTGAAATAACAGTATTTATTGTGATAAATGTATGAGactttacagaatcaaacaAGAGTCCTTGGAGTATAGATACATGGACTTAAGAATCCATTTTCCTAATATTGTCTTAGGAACAAGCACAGGTGTATTTGCGATCACAAATTTTATTCATCAACTTTTTAAattgcaaaatttttttttaataaatgtgtgaatccCCACCTTGGTTGGAGCATGTGGATCTTAGTGTTGGACAAAGATTCATTTCCTGTGAGTGTTTAAGGAAGGTACTGTAAGATGTGTATTTGTGATCTCACAATTTAGTAAGTTAAGTACTTACTAAATTAGTTTTTGGTGAAGTATTCTTTGgacttttttaatatttcagagtatttaattaaataatcttaaaatttccttaatttaattttgccttcagattgagtgtgtgtggataGGACATGGGTTAGATTGTGCCTTTcacttgctccccatttgtgagagttcttagactaaatcgcgtgattatcctgcctattcgcgtttgtgtttaccattcacgctacaaagggctaactgctaaagctacgtcttctggtcacctcaggttggTTCACAACATTAAGTAAATGAGCTTAAATTATATGAAAGTGTCTGCCTAACTTCAATACACTTTTGACATTTGAGAAGGTCAACAATGACAGACTAATGAAAAAACTTAAGATTATTTATTGGAAATAGTCTTTTTTTgtagcaaaatatttaaattttttaaaatcgtCATCCCTAACTTACAATAATTTGGTTTAAATgatgcacacacaaataatttGTGCTTTTATCTAGGTCTTGCTACCTCCACTGTGCTTTTTATAACAGAAACAAGCTCTAAGAAGTGTGTATACcatggaaaataaatgaatataaacaacaacaacaaaaactatatgtcataaaatattttaattgtttgcaAAAAGTAATGTAATAATGTCCAGCTTTTATTTTGCACTTACGCAGAGATATTAATGTGCTACAGTGCcatcatataaaataataactttagatttaatttttatcatgatatacaaaaaAGCATTACAATCTTAACACATTTCAACTTAAGTTACTTTAGTTATAAATTCTCTTtaacattttgtaaatataccgtaaaaacaataatacacaTAATTGATTTTTACCACTATTCTACACTCTAAAATAAACTGATTAGTGTAAGAGTACAGTGGTCTCTCCTATTAAAACCTCCCCATGACCTTAATCTGCCCTTAAACTGTGACGGAGCTGACGCTGATGTTTCCATCAACCTCCAGGATGTCGATCTGCTGAAGCAGAAAGTAACGGTGGTTGTAAGTGAACATTTGTATGCCGTTCACCGAGATCCTGTAGCACTGAGTGTCGCATGTGATGCTCACCTGAAAtacaataaatgttatttaaaggtTATCCATCTAACAATTTtctaacacatacagtaacatactTGCAAAATCGTAAGGTCTTATACACTGAATATTTCGGCCCCAAACACTAAGGGGCAGactgttaaaggaaaataatcagggTCAGGGTGGTGTAGTGGATTCAGCTACCGCACTTTAAAttggaatatttatttaaatagttgcATGTCCTAAAATGGTTTCACAAACAAAGCAAAGCAATTTTTCAACaattagcatttttatttaataccctTTTTATTTAGGTACAGCTGTGGCCAACACTATTCGGACAAAAGTTAAATTCAATGTGttaatcacagaaaaaaaacattacaatcaaaatgataagaatagaaattaaagcaattaaattttttgttcaaatttctttttttaagtttgaaaGCAAAATGAGCTAAACACCATTTTTagactttaactttttttggaaacttttttttttttattttctgccgGCACAAATGTCTGCAACAACACATTATTGGCCAGGCATATTATTCAAATGCAAACTATTAAGTGCAATATTGTGGACAGTATGTTCCTCTTGTGCCACCTGAGTGGCTCCTCTTATGCCCCTTAAGGAGTGGGCCTGTAAGGCCTATGGGAGTGTGCTGCAGTGTCTAGCTCCAGGATATTTGCAGTGGGTCCTTTTGGATTCTCGTTATGCTATcaaacagttatttattttatataacctCTGTATTCTAGTTTAAATTAGAAAGCTAACATGTTGTGCATAATAAACAGTGGagtaataaaaatttacaaaaatgggcctgttttattattgtgatagtgacaattaaatgtttattaatcatttaagtgAGCTTTATATATAATAGTTCAAGATCAACAGTTGCATGGGCACTGTATAAGAATTTCTGTAGGAGTTATCCGTAATAATTTCATTGTACTGAACTATACTGCCTGTCATAGTTATATACAAAGCCCAATAAGATCAGACTGATCTTTCTCAGTTTAAAAACTGCAGAGAGGGTGTAATTACCGTAAACTGCTGGCCTCTGTAGAAGGGCAGGCCTCCGCTTTTCTCCTCATGACCCCAGCACCCATTCATCAGGCTGTTGCGCACCACCACGTTATCGTTGAAGCGCGGGTTGAAGTGGAACGCAATGCCAGAGGTACAAGACAGGTTGATGCAGAACCTGAGAAGTAAGGGGAAAAACTTCTGCCAAACTGTCACTGATTTGTATTTTCCTGTGAAAAGCATTTGTATGACTGTCTCATCATGTCTAAAACATCATCCTATTATCTAAATCTGGTGAAATTAAGTCAGTGTggtgttttgtatttgtatttctgCTCTTTGGATTTGAATTGGATAAAATTATTTCATAGCTGTGGTTTGATAAAGGAGATTTAGTCAGCAGGAGAATGGTAAATGactaaaaatgtagaaaaataaatataaagtgcaaTAACAAACCACAAATTCGTTATCACCTACCGTAATTGTGACGTCACTTTTAATAGCTTTGTGATTTCAGATGCAATGACCATGATTTATGTGTTTACGGTTCACATTGTTTAAAAGTACTATTTATGTACAtccataaatatttacatttttaaagaggcagttattgtgtttatgtattgtaattttttgtACGGTAGTAAGAAGGGATGTAACAACTAGTCGGATTGATTTATCCATTTTATACTGCAATGCttgaaatgaatgaattcaGCAATCGTGgaacaattattataaatactaattaataagaaatttattaataatgagAAATAATAGACAAATGGCATgttcaaaataatttattaaagctTTTTTAACTGTTATTTGTAAATAGCCTATCAAGGTGATTGTCAGTATCTGTGTATTATTTACCATCCTATTGCTTTTATTTACACTTTCTAGCACTTCTTGAACTTACACCTCATCTATCTCATACTATAGCCATGGCCAAAATTTtagagaatgacacaaatatgcATGTCAAAGTATGCCGACAGTAAAGCAATGGTAAAGCTTCCTGACACCATTTTGTCAAGGGAGTGGGcttactcacaattttgcccatgAACGAAGCCATAAATAAAGAgtggtacaaaaacatcttctGAGACCAACctctcccaaccatccaagaacagttgtTGAACTTGTCATAAACTATGTCTTTTTCAGCATGATGAAGCACCATGATCACTAAATGATAACTACAGTAAGAACAAAGTGATAACTACTTCAAAATTTTAGGTCCATGGCAAGGAAATCTTAATCCTATTGAGAACTTGTGATAAATCCTCAAGAGGCAGacaacaaaaacccacaaattctgacaaactccaaacaCTGATGATGCAACAATgtgctgccatcagtcaggatggggtccagaagttgattgacagcatccCAGGgagaattgcagaggtcttgaaaaagtctctttgcataaacttaatgtaattatcAATGAAAACCTTTGATACTCCTAAGAAATGTATGTTTGATACTTGTAATTAAGTGTATGTAAGATACttgtataccatagtaacatctgacaaaaatatcGAAAAATAcagaagcagcagactttgtgaacattaatatttgtgtcattttcaAAACGTTTGGCACTGCCTGTATTACTCAGTTCCTTATTGTGTGGTTACTTAAGacacattattaataatgaataacCAAATGATAAGCATTGCTTGCACAAACACACCTGTCAGCATTATGGTTGACAAAGCCATTCACAGTGATGACTCTGCCTGGGTAAAGTCCACCCTGCAGAATGGTTTTATATGGCAGCACCTGAGGAGATATTAAAACAGGTTACTAGAAATATTCCTGAattatttctaaattatttaCGAGCTGTCCATACATCTAATTCTCAAGATTTCATTTCAATCCAGTAGCACAGCTAACAAGCACAGAGTTAGCAAAGCAGATACTCAACAGTGTAATTAGTAGGCAAGCTGTTATAATGTATGTCATTCAAAGAAATGAACTGCAAATTGCTTATGAAGATTTCATATCTAAAACGTACTTCCATGTTGATCTGGAAAGAAGTTTGTTTCAGAGGCAACTTTCCCTATATATTGTTTAGATGTCTAATGAGTTAGTTAGCAAACTATATAAATAGACAATAGAAAATATACTACGTATATGGACAAGACTTATACGTATAAGGTCACTCCAACTTTGGccaaatactgtatacttatattgtccatatagtgtaccatggaaatatgttttacatCTCCTGCTGGTATTTTTTGATATTTAAAATGCAgaagtaaattttttaaacataaattatattGTTGCTTGTTTATGAATAACCTGCTTTGCTAATTAAAGTGCAtgctttaaataagacactttcatGCATAATTGCACAACCCCCAgtcgttttttattttacactaaaattcctctatttttctatattgtgcAGAATCTTTAATTTCCATAGCTGTACAGCTAACATTCTtatgtttttcttatattgtatatttctgTCTTCTATTCTTATCCtagctaaatttattttctattgtatttttttaatttatatttatttcctattaataatcttttatttttaaggccCCGGTCGGTCGTATAAGCACTTCACTGCATagcgtactgtgtatgactgtgtatgtgacaaataaaaatttgaatttgctaACCCTTGACACTACTGGCTTAGTGCTTAATTTTAAGGTTGAGTGTGTTTGAAGAGTTGAGTTTAAATTTTGAAATCAGAAGCTGTTggcttttaaacaaaatactaGCCGTCATCTGTTTATTCTGTATGGAAAGCATTAGCCAATACAGCATAtatatttagttagttagttattttatttattaatttttttttttttgcgctgtAGTTTTTTTTGGCTGCTCTTTTTAAAGCCAGTagtgtcatatatatatactgtacactgtaaacctaaataagttggcaaaactcaaaaaaattGAGGTAATCAGTTatgatgttttaaattttaagtgAACAGAACTATCAGTTTTcaagtttgttgtactcattcatattaatcattCTTTATTTGCGTTCATGAGTAACCTAACTCATACTATTCAATTGcaattatctttatttttagctAATGCAAATCAAAtatattgttgttggtcttttggctgctcccagcatacaatcctgacacaaccctcccattttatctgggcttgggacagcCACGTCATCCAGTTgttggaaatcgaacccgggcctttcgcatggcaggcgaaacacctagcACTGAGCCACTGGTGCCCTATTGCCCTGATgatgtcagacacaaaatcactagtctaaaagattttaagttggtggaactttaaggttacagttactgttacttaagtacttaaaatatcaaatttgttcagctaacttaaaaagtgtcatttctacaaactcaaaAATACcaacaaattttaaatactcatcaaggtctattCATTTGAACtagttgtaattatttaagttaacagtactctatatgtttaattactttgagcattagggtttacagtgagTACACTTAACAATGTAACTTCGTAAAGCTAAATAaattagtctaaaaaaaaaaaaaggccaaagttaaaaaaaaattaaaaatgagaaACGATTAAGACTGACAAGGACATTTGACATTTGTAATGGATTATAGGATTTTGGTTCTTACATAAGCAAGTGAAGGACTGTACGGAGGAGGTGTCTGTGAAGAAAGATAACAGATTATGCTCAGACTGATATCAATCATGTAGGGAAATGAACAGATGGTTAAACCAAGTTGTAAGTTCTACTCACAGCTGATACACAAGAGAAAGTGTTGGTAGCCTTTACCTGAAGGAGAaatgaggaaataaataaactgtgttATTTGTTTCCTTATATGCTATCAGTCATGTAAGGAAATAAACAGATGGTTAAACCAAGTTGTAAGTTCTACTCACAGGCGATACACAAGAGAAAGTGTTGGTAGCCTGTACCTAAAGAAGAAATGAGGCAGGAAATAAACTATGTAATTTGTTCACATTAAGGCCATGTTATTCAGATATTCACATACTTCAACATTGATGTCTGTGATAATTCCATGAACATACCACACGTGTGAAGCGGGGTTTTACCACCCGCAAGCTCTGTAAATACACAGTGCCATGTTTACAGTGAATTCTGAATACAAATTGCAATTTCTATGTACAACGAATATAAAATCCTGTATCAGTGATACTCACAGCTGGATTTTGGAAAGAGATGGACATGATCTCAACACCTCCGTCCACAGAGACCACATTCACACGGGAGGCAGGCAGACGGTGCAAGAAATCCAGGAAATGGGCTCCGTTCACTATCACCTGGAACAGGGGTGCAAGATAAACTGAACAAATTGAATGATCCTTTATTGATTGTGTTAGAGAAATTGTctctctactgtatattaacacaGTGCATGGAATAATGGCAGgagaaatgaaaaacataaGGTAAATAGGAATAATTACAGTAGTGTATAATAACTATAAGAGAGAAAAGGGGAGCTTCCAAACCGAATAGGAGTCTCGATTGACCAGGAAGGTCAGGGTGAAGTCGGAGCCTCTGGGAAGTTGGTTGAGTTTACTCTGTTGCTCTGAACCCCAGCAGGAATTCTGCAGCGTGTTACACACCACATGACCTGAGTTGCCAGCGTAGCGTGGGTTGAAGTGGAGGGCGATATCACTGGATGCATTAGTGCCGCATTGCAAATTCACATAAAACCTATCAAAAACATTAAATCCTAAATAAAC
The sequence above is drawn from the Clarias gariepinus isolate MV-2021 ecotype Netherlands chromosome 17, CGAR_prim_01v2, whole genome shotgun sequence genome and encodes:
- the LOC128545559 gene encoding galectin-9-like yields the protein MFSQRPYLNPKLPFRGSIQGGLFEGKTITITGRVLAGAERFYVNLQCGTNASSDIALHFNPRYAGNSGHVVCNTLQNSCWGSEQQSKLNQLPRGSDFTLTFLVNRDSYSVIVNGAHFLDFLHRLPASRVNVVSVDGGVEIMSISFQNPASLRVVKPRFTRVVQATNTFSCVSPVKATNTFSCVSATPPPYSPSLAYVLPYKTILQGGLYPGRVITVNGFVNHNADRFCINLSCTSGIAFHFNPRFNDNVVVRNSLMNGCWGHEEKSGGLPFYRGQQFTVSITCDTQCYRISVNGIQMFTYNHRYFLLQQIDILEVDGNISVSSVTV